TGCCAACTTGTCTACTTCCCTTTCCGATATTTTGGCATCCCGATCCATTGCAGGAAGTTAATAAATGAGGAATGGAGAGAAGTGGTTGAAAGATTTGGGAGGGTGACTTACTCGGgtgaaaagaaaacttctctcgTTGGAAGGATGACTTACTCTGATTAATTTAGTACTTAGTAGTCTCCCAATGTATATGATGCCTTTCCTTACAATATCTACAGGGGTACATAAGAAACTTGACTACCTTCGATCTAGATTCTATTGGCATGGGCATGGATATAAGAATAAATACTGGCTTGCTAAGTGGGTCATTATATGTCATCCCAAAGATCCAGGTGGGCTAGGAATTCACGACCTCAAAATAAAGAATATAGCTTTACTTAGCAAGTGGCTATACAAATTGCTCACCATAGGCGGAAAGTGGCAACAAATGCTACGCAATAAATATTTGGGATCACAACCTTTATCTCAGGCTTTTTGGAAAGCGGGATACTCTTTTTTGGGCTAGTCTTATGAAAGCCAACTAAGATTTTCTTAGGTTTGGGTCCTTTTGTATTGGAGACGGCTCTCAAATAAGGTTTTAGGAGGATAAATGGTTGGGTAATGCCTTCTTGAGAGATCATTATCCTTGTCTCTATAACATAGCTAGGCATAAACAGTCAACTATCTCACaaatctttcaaaaaaaatcctccaagctTTTCATGGGGATGAGAATTAATCGGAGCAAAATTAGTCGCTTGGCATAACTTATGACCTCGCATAGCTGATTTGGTGTTGTCACAAGAGCAAGATGAATTTCGCTAGATTCTCACTGCCTATGGGGTCTTTTCAGTCAATTCTCTTTACATAGCTCTTGTTCATATGGGTATCCCGAATATCAATAGACGTATTTGGAAGATTAAGGTACCACTTAGAGTGAAgattttcctttggtttctacgtCAGGGTGTAACTCTAACCAAGGATAATCTAGCTAAGCGCAAATGGAAAGGTGGTACGAAATGTTGATTTTGTTATAAGGACGAAACCGTTCAACATTTGTTTTTCCAATGTCATGTTGCTCGCTTGGTCTGGTCGGTTATTCATATGGCTTATAACTTACAACCTCCACGAAATGTGATTCATATGATTGGGCGTTGGCTTACATGTTTCCTAAAGACATGAGAAATCTACTTTTACTGGGTGCAACAGCTATTTATTGGTCCATTTTGATAAGCAGAATTAGGGTAATTTTTTATAACAAGTTGGTGCTTCTCCTTTATAGGTTATTACTTTAGTCACCCGGTGGATTCGCACCTGGGCTATCCTTCACAAACCGGGTCTTCGGATACTATTACAGTGGTAATCGCGACATTTGGGCCAGGTGGCACGGGAGTTTTTAACCCAGGAGTATCTGTGGTGATCTAATAGATAGTCATTAATATCTCGGTCTCGTGATGGAGTTCTAGATATGTTCTTTTTTGCTATTTTGTTTGGCTATGTGCATTTTATGCAGAGGCCGGGGTGGGCTCAGTTGGAATGTATCATCTTGGTGTATTTGGCTGAGCcttaataaagcttccattatcgaAAAAAATACCTTTGCTTAACTACTCTAAGATAGTACGTAGTATCATGTATTATTCCGTCGATGGAACTTTGACGAGATCGAGTCTTAATTAGTTTATGGGATTCATTTATTATTCTGGTTGTTCTGAAGACTGATGAGGGAGTTGCTGTAAATAAGAATATTTCAACGCAATGTTAGTAACTGGTAgaagttgtttttcttttgaactAGTTCATACGTCCATCAGCAAGCTGCAAGCTGGATAGCATGCGTGCTTCTATTGACATTATGCTAGCTCAAATCTTCTAGTTAAAATCATCATACTGAAAAACAAATCAAGACAATGAAGAAATTGTGAAGTAGCTTGTAGCCCATTTCACTCATTTCAAGTTCAACTTCAGTGGCGTCATGTCTGAAACTCTAGAAGTTGATGCCTGAATGCAGAATGATGCCATTTAGCGAAGTACTTCATACACTGAGCCTACTAAAGCACTTGATCACACAGTGTCACAATAtctatactacttaaaaaaaacgtAGTGATGATGGTGACTCGAAACTTGATAGACACATGAAATACGGAATGTCGGATCGCCAAATCCAACGGCTTAGATCGCGTTTCTCTTCCTTCGCATGCTGCCGCAGCCCCGATCCATGCCACGCACGcgtcccccctcccccaccccccaaCCCCCATCTCTCGGTCGTTCCCTCCACATCTCCACTCCACTTTCTCCCCGGAACCACCTCCAACGCGGCCGCATCGCTTATCCCTCTAGCGATGCTCTACCGCGTTGTTCCACCCATGCGCCTCCCAAGCACCTCCCGTTCTACTCCCCACACCTGCGCATGCTGCCTCCTCCGCGTCAGCTCCTCTCCACCGCTGCATACCTCCGTCCCCTGACGACACCATGGCTGCCGACTACGACAAAGGTATCGcccctccttttttttgttggtgGATGTGTTTGATCTCAATCACCAAAAGGTGTTAGGGTGCTGGAACTTAATTAGAAAGGAGTATTGAATAAACAAGTTGTCCAAATTCTACATCCGGCTTTCttcagtaaaaaaaaggaatcaaaTATGACAAGAACCTTGGGAAAAATATCTATAAGTATATGTAGGTACCCACATATATCAGCCTAATACATATATGTTTCATGCTTAGTACAACAAATACCAGAGCTAATAGGTATTATAcgtgatacctaggtatcagacTGCGTACTCATACATGTTAAAATTCAGACCCACATATACCATACTTAGTACACATAGGTATCAAAGTGGATATGTACTTGATCTGCTACCCACATGTATCATGCTAGATAGTTTACGATACTTAGTAGTACACATAGGTATCAAAGTGGATATGTACTTGATCTACTACCCACATGTATCATGCTAGATACTTTATGATATTTTCGAGGTACTATTACATATAGtcatattttgggatggaaaaAATTTCATACTATAAGATAGTGAGGCATCAGCCCATGCCACTGAGTCTAGCTATAACAACAGCATCTTAAATGACTAAGCACGCCGTTATAGAGAAGTTTATAGTTATGTGCAATCAAAAGGACAGGCATTCATAATCTAGGGGTGTGTGAGTGAGGAGCACTTGTCATGTCACCCATggcaaatgcatgcatgcacgtacaTTAAGTTGGTGAGGAGAACTAGCTACTGGAGTAGTAGTTAGCTAGTGTGCGTGAATTGCTTCCCCTCAAAAAAGATGTACAGTATGCACGCAAGCTGAAGTGCGTCCACCATGCGCACTAGGGCTGAGGGGTCCGACTAATAATTATGTCGTTCCAACGGTATGCCGTGGGTTAGCAACATTATTTATCTACTTTCAGGCCATTTGTCATGCTGCAGCTTGCGCTGTTGCTTCACTGATCAAGTCATTGTATGTGGATTTCGTTGTGCCGAACACAGCCGGAGTGCTTGTGGACAAGGTTTGCGCCGCTGGCCGATTAAAAGGTGTTGCACAGTTTCGCATCAGGCATCAAGTTGAAAGGATAAATAGCTGCATGATGGTGGGTCGGTCAGCGCAAAACATAGTACCAAttctcttctccttcatcaagtACTGTGTAATTACGGTTGCCTCTGCCCTCCATGACATTCCTCGGTCGCAGACATTAGAGATGGCCTATCCATACAAGCCCTTGGGGAGTATCTGGTGCTTTCAGATATGGTCGCAAGAATCTCCCTCGATTCTACGAGCAGGGACGTGGTTGTATGGAAGGCGGCGTCAAATGGCGAGTTCTCTGTGCGAACAGCTAGCCTACTCGCTACTGTCGATCGGAAGGACGGCGTGCCCGCTTGGCAGGATCATCTGGAAGTCTCTTGTGCCGGTGAGACGCAAGTTCTTTATGTTCCTTGAAGCACGCAGCGCTTGCCTAACTGCAGACAACCTGCAGCGCCGTGGGTGGCACCTCGCGCTAGTATACCACCTCTACTCGAACGACGGCGAGACTTGCCAACTTATCCTTTAGGGCTGCTCTTTAACGCAGCAAATGTGGGAGTGGGTATGGGATTGCTTGGGACTTGCATTATGTGCGCCGTCCTTAGATTTTCCAAGCTGGTGGTTCTCCACCTGAAAGTCTATTGCTAAAATTGATTGCAAGACGTGCAATGTCAGGGTCATCCTTGTAATTTGGTTGATTTGGAAATAGAGTAACGCAAGGGTGTTCAACGGAAAAGCCTCCATGGTGCCTCAACTTCGTGCGACCATGGCAGAAGAATAGGAGACAAGGAGGTCGGCCGGCCTTATTAGTCCGACGACCGAGGCCGAAGTGTACTCATTAGGGAGACTTTAGCCCTTGTAAATAAGTTTATAAAGGCGGTGCTTTGACACACTACGAGCGTGTGCCCGTTGTtggggtatgttgtatagcttCTCCTTTTCTCTTAATATACTTCGGCCAGCTGTATTCGCCGGCCTGACGAAAAGTCGTTGTACGTGGCAACGTGAATAATATAATTAAGCTAGGCAtgtttcagaaaaagaaaagggagcaCAGTAATAGTATTCCTGTCGAACAGCTTAGGAAGTACATTACAAACATTAATTACTGTGCAATACAAATATTATTTCTTTCGTACAGTAATAGTATTCCTGTCGTACAGCTTAGGAAGTACATTACAAACATTAATTACTGTGTAATTTAATATAGTATCAAATTTGGCGATCCTTTCCAAAGTGTTTATTGCATATCATACGTTCTTTTAGCATTATATTCGTTACGGGCTGTAATAGAGCAGGTCCACAAATAATTTTGCTGTCCTTTTTTTTAACTATAATTCAATATTCTTTGtatgtttgatttgatttgctTTAGTCTTCGTAAAGTCCCGCAACAAATATTTCTCTTGATCAGTTTCCATCGACACTTGAAATGTCACAGGACCAGAGTGAGATATATTTGATCGCTGATACATGAGATAGCCATTGACGGGGAAATAATATCCATTTAGCTCTTGTTTGATGGGAGTAATTGCCAGATAATTACACGCATACTGTTGCCTCAAAGGGCAAGTTAACGACAGAACTATAGCCAATACCGCACACGCACTCCACTTCCATCAGCCGCAGTAATACAAATCGTGAGAATTTCTGTCGCAGTAGTACAAGTAGAGAGAATTTATGTACAAACCTTGTTTTCATGGATGCAGGGTATTAACTAACCCATCCTCAGCACACCCAGCACTGAAGTGCAAGTTTGCAAGCCACCGCGCGCAGCAAGCTTTTGTGCTCACATATACTAAAAACGCACATGTCTTCTCCCTGTTTTCCACTTATTCAAGGGGAGCTCCTGTATATATGGAGGCAGCAAACCAGACATCAAGTAGTGTATGTAATATGTATGAAGTTCAAATGCGATCACGCTTGCGACTCTTGCTGTTGGTGCGGAGGCGCGGTtgaaggaggtggtggtggttgtggtatctgctgctgctgttgctcttCACCTTTGTTGTTGACTTTGATCTCGAGCAAACGCTCCACAGGTTGCCTGCAGATGGGACATCGGTTGGTCTGGTACCTCAGAACCTTTGCGCACTCGCTGCACATACACTGCACCATAAGGAAAATGTCAAAAGGGTTTGTCATTCCGAAAATTTCACGACGATGACGATCTAGGCATCTACTatgtaaaacatgaacagaagAGTTGTAGGACATAATTTCAGCATAAAGTAAAATAAAGGACAAACATAAACTCAAGAGCCTGTTTCAAGACTTACCATATGTCTACATGGGAGGACAGTTGTATCCCTTGGCTCCGATAGGCAGATAACACACTCTTTGCCAGGATCATTCCCTTCGGTGTCACCTTCAACAGAGTTTCCAATTCCATAAATCTCCTGCAACTCATATCTCGTGCCATTGACCCAAAGGATCTGCTTAACAACACGAACATGGTAATCCCCATTCTCCTTCCTCTCAAATACAGCCTGGGTGATCTGTGAATTTGGAGTTTGTGACTTTTGTTCTTCCCCTTCTGAGAATTGACCAATTGAGAATGTTGTTTCAGCCTTCACTGCAAGTGGATATACATCCATCTCTCCCTCCTTAAATAATTCAGCATCTTCAAACAACGAGAAGTCAATTCCTGTCCCTGAAGGTTGCCTAAATTTTTGACCAAGACCCTCTTTAAATGTTACAGTGACTGGCTTGAGTAAATCTTCTTTCGTTGCTGTAAGGTTACAGTTCAGCTCCTCCTTTGCAAAGAAGTAAACAGTCATGCTGTTCAACAAAGAAACACAattcattaaaaaaaggaagaaacacAAGTTAAAATCAACTAAAAGTAACTTCAAATCAGTCGACAGTATGCACAGCTATAGAGATAGAGTAAAGGATTACACACCTCctgcaaa
Above is a window of Oryza sativa Japonica Group chromosome 10, ASM3414082v1 DNA encoding:
- the LOC4348266 gene encoding probable E3 ubiquitin-protein ligase LOG2; translation: MGNMGSSGGHRRRNNGHGRHHHHGQPTAPPPPPQQQQQEVAPNRYVFAAASPYPPQYPNPNLPQYYPQYGNFYPPPPPSMPGPLPAPYDHHHRGGGPAQPPPPPPPPQPIHAAGEFPPAMLQQHPHYHGWGGNFSYGPPTQPPAPAPPYVEHQKAVTIRNDVNLKKETLRVEPDDECPGRFLITFTFDATVAGSMTVYFFAKEELNCNLTATKEDLLKPVTVTFKEGLGQKFRQPSGTGIDFSLFEDAELFKEGEMDVYPLAVKAETTFSIGQFSEGEEQKSQTPNSQITQAVFERKENGDYHVRVVKQILWVNGTRYELQEIYGIGNSVEGDTEGNDPGKECVICLSEPRDTTVLPCRHMCMCSECAKVLRYQTNRCPICRQPVERLLEIKVNNKGEEQQQQQIPQPPPPPSTAPPHQQQESQA